In Bos mutus isolate GX-2022 chromosome 2, NWIPB_WYAK_1.1, whole genome shotgun sequence, one DNA window encodes the following:
- the SYNC gene encoding syncoilin isoform X1, with amino-acid sequence MASPEPRRGGDGSAQAARATRPEVISPLQEENSASLYELGTWNPEVTLSLEGTLNLEDILYLGDTGDLDEALYVEETEPPEETLHIEETRMPDEALYLEEPVRPEAALYVEEPVKLEGVLYVEEPVKTASPEQIVHGGDRVLSEAKSKPKESLQAGPSPSTEGSLSIEDLELLEGRFQQCIEAVAQLEEERDQLIHELVLLREPALQEVQQVHRDILAAYKQHAQAELERDGLREEIRLVKQKLFKVTKECVAYQYQLECRRQDVAQFADFREALTTRAAQLSEELTQLREAYQKQKEQLRQQLEAPQSQRDGHFLQESRRLSAQFESLMAESRQGLEEEYEPQLLRLLERKEAAAKALQKTQAEIQEMKEALRPLQAEAQKLHLQNRNLEDQITLVRQKRDEEVQQYREQLEEMEERQRQLRSGVQLQQQKNKEMEQLRVSLAEELATYKAMLPKSLEQANAPTSEAGGIETPSQGAV; translated from the exons GGCAACAAGGCCAGAGGTCATTTCTCCTCTTCAAGAGGAGAACTCTGCATCCCTGTATGAGCTGGGGACCTGGAACCCAGAAGTTACTCTGTCTTTGGAGGGGACCTTGAACTTAGAGGACATTCTCTACCTGGGGGACACAGGTGACCTTGATGAGGCTCTGTACGTGGAAGAAACTGAACCGCCAGAGGAGACGCtgcacattgaggaaaccagaatgccAGATGAAGCCCTGTACCTGGAGGAGCCAGTGAGGCCGGAGGCGGCTTTATATGTGGAAGAGCCGGTGAAGCTGGAGGGGGTGTTATATGTGGAAGAGCCCGTGAAGACCGCAAGCCCAGAGCAGATAGTTCATGGGGGAGACAGGGTCCTGAGTGAGGCGAAGTCTAAACCCAAGGAGAGCCTCCAAGCCGGGCCGAGTCCCAGCACAGAGGGGAGCCTGAGCATAGAGGACCTGGAATTGCTGGAGGGGCGTTTCCAGCAGTGCATTGAAGCCGTGGCCCAGCTGGAAGAGGAGAGGGATCAACTCATCCATGAGCTTGTGTTGCTCCGGGAGCCTGCCCTGCAGGAGGTGCAGCAGGTCCACCGGGATATCCTGGCTGCCTACAAACAGCACGCCCAGGCAGAGCTCGAGAGGGATGGGCTGAGGGAGGAGATCCGGCTGGTCAAGCAGAAGCTGTTCAAGGTGACCAAGGAGTGCGTGGCCTACCAGTACCAGCTGGAGTGCCGCCGGCAGGACGTGGCCCAGTTCGCCGATTTCCGGGAAGCGCTGACCACCCGGGCGGCCCAGCTCTCAGAGGAACTAACCCAGCTCCGGGAggcctatcagaagcagaaggagCAGTTACGGCAACAGCTCGAAGCACCTCAGAGTCAGAGGGATGGGCATTTTCTCCAGGAGAGCCGGCGGCTCTCTGCCCAGTTCGAGAGCCTCATGGCAGAGAGCCGCCAGGGCCTGGAGGAGGAGTACGAGCCTCAGCTGCTGCGGCTCCTAGAGAGGAAAGAAGCTGCGGCCAAAGCTCTGCAGAAAACCCAGGCCGAGAtccaggagatgaaggaggcCCTGAGACCACTGCAGGCAGAAGCCCAGAAGCTCCACCTGCAAAACAGGAACCTGGAGGACCAGATCACCCTTGTGAGGCAAAAGCGGGATGAGGAGGTGCAGCAGTACCGG GAACAGCTGGAGGAAATGGAAGAACGACAGAGGCAGCTAAGAAGCGGGGTGCAACTCCAGCAACAGAAGAACAAAGAGATGGAGCAGCTAAGAGTCAGCCTTGCCGAAGAGCTCGCAACTTACAA ggctatGCTACCTAAGAGCCTGGAACAGGCTAACGCTCCCACTTCTGAGGCAGGTGGAATCGAGACACCGTCTCAAG GGGCTGTTTAG
- the RBBP4 gene encoding histone-binding protein RBBP4 isoform X1, producing MADKEAAFDDAVEERVINEEYKIWKKNTPFLYDLVMTHALEWPSLTAQWLPDVTRPEGKDFSIHRLVLGTHTSDEQNHLVIASVQLPNDDAQFDASHYDSEKGEFGGFGSVSGKIEIEIKINHEGEVNRARYMPQNPCIIATKTPSSDVLVFDYTKHPSKPDPSGECNPDLRLRGHQKEGYGLSWNPNLSGHLLSASDDHTICLWDISAVPKEGKVVDAKTIFTGHTAVVEDVSWHLLHESLFGSVADDQKLMIWDTRSNNTSKPSHSVDAHTAEVNCLSFNPYSEFILATGSADKTVALWDLRNLKLKLHSFESHKDEIFQVQWSPHNETILASSGTDRRLNVWDLSKIGEEQSPEDAEDGPPELLFIHGGHTAKISDFSWNPNEPWVICSVSEDNIMQVWQMAENIYNDEDPEGSVDPEGQGS from the exons cagccTTTGATGACGCAGTAGAGGAACGTGTGATCAACGAAGAATacaaaatatggaaaaagaacACCCCTTTTCTTTACGATTTGGTGATGACCCATGCTCTGGAGTGGCCTAGCCTAACTGCACAGTGGCTTCCAGATGTAACCAG accagaagggaaagatTTCAGTATTCATCGACTTGTCCTGGGGACACACACATCAGATGAGCAAAACCACCTTGTGATAGCCAGCGTGCAGCTCCCTAACGATGACGCTCAGTTTGATGCTTCACACTACGACAGTGAAAAAGGAG AATTTGGAGGTTTTGGCTCGGTTAGTGgaaaaattgaaatagaaatCAAGATCAACCATGAAGGAGAGGTAAACAGGGCACGCTATATGCCCCAGAACCCTTGCATCATTGCAACCAAGACTCCATCCAGTGATGTTCTTGTTTTTGACTATACAAAACATCCTTCTAAACCAG ACCCTTCTGGAGAGTGCAACCCAGACTTGCGTCTCCGTGGACATCAGAAGGAAGGCTATGGGCTTTCTTGGAACCCAAATCTCAGTGGGCACTTACTGAGTGCTTCAGATGACCAC acCATCTGCCTGTGGGACATAAGTGCTGTTCCAAAGGAAGGGAAAGTTGTGGATGCGAAGACCATCTTCACAGGGCACACGGCAGTAGTGGAGGATGTCTCCTGGCATCTGCTCCATGAGTCCCTCTTTGGGTCGGTTGCTGATGATCAGAAACTCATGAT cTGGGATACTCGTTCAAACAATACTTCCAAACCAAGCCACTCAGTTGATGCTCACACTGCTGAAGTGAACTGCCTTTCTTTCAATCCTTATAGTGAGTTCATTCTTGCCACAGGATCAGCTGACAAG ACTGTTGCCCTGTGGGATCTGAGAAATCTGAAACTTAAGTTGCATTCCTTTGAATCACATAAGGATGAAATATTCCAG GTTCAGTGGTCGCCTCACAATGAGACTATTTTGGCTTCCAGTGGTACTGATCGTAGACTGAATGTCTGGGATTTAAG TAAAATTGGAGAGGAACAATCCCCAGAAGATGCAGAAGATGGGCCACCAGAGTTGTTG TTTATTCATGGTGGTCACACTGCCAAGATATCTGATTTCTCCTGGAATCCCAACGAACCTTGGGTGATTTGTTCTGTATCAGAAGACAATATCATGCAAGTGTGGCAAATG GCTGAGAACATTTATAATGATGAAGACCCTGAAGGAAGCGTGGATCCAGAAGGACAAGGATCTTAG
- the SYNC gene encoding syncoilin isoform X2, whose translation MASPEPRRGGDGSAQAARATRPEVISPLQEENSASLYELGTWNPEVTLSLEGTLNLEDILYLGDTGDLDEALYVEETEPPEETLHIEETRMPDEALYLEEPVRPEAALYVEEPVKLEGVLYVEEPVKTASPEQIVHGGDRVLSEAKSKPKESLQAGPSPSTEGSLSIEDLELLEGRFQQCIEAVAQLEEERDQLIHELVLLREPALQEVQQVHRDILAAYKQHAQAELERDGLREEIRLVKQKLFKVTKECVAYQYQLECRRQDVAQFADFREALTTRAAQLSEELTQLREAYQKQKEQLRQQLEAPQSQRDGHFLQESRRLSAQFESLMAESRQGLEEEYEPQLLRLLERKEAAAKALQKTQAEIQEMKEALRPLQAEAQKLHLQNRNLEDQITLVRQKRDEEVQQYREQLEEMEERQRQLRSGVQLQQQKNKEMEQLRVSLAEELATYKGCLETYGRICNQETKKNFLAKDH comes from the exons GGCAACAAGGCCAGAGGTCATTTCTCCTCTTCAAGAGGAGAACTCTGCATCCCTGTATGAGCTGGGGACCTGGAACCCAGAAGTTACTCTGTCTTTGGAGGGGACCTTGAACTTAGAGGACATTCTCTACCTGGGGGACACAGGTGACCTTGATGAGGCTCTGTACGTGGAAGAAACTGAACCGCCAGAGGAGACGCtgcacattgaggaaaccagaatgccAGATGAAGCCCTGTACCTGGAGGAGCCAGTGAGGCCGGAGGCGGCTTTATATGTGGAAGAGCCGGTGAAGCTGGAGGGGGTGTTATATGTGGAAGAGCCCGTGAAGACCGCAAGCCCAGAGCAGATAGTTCATGGGGGAGACAGGGTCCTGAGTGAGGCGAAGTCTAAACCCAAGGAGAGCCTCCAAGCCGGGCCGAGTCCCAGCACAGAGGGGAGCCTGAGCATAGAGGACCTGGAATTGCTGGAGGGGCGTTTCCAGCAGTGCATTGAAGCCGTGGCCCAGCTGGAAGAGGAGAGGGATCAACTCATCCATGAGCTTGTGTTGCTCCGGGAGCCTGCCCTGCAGGAGGTGCAGCAGGTCCACCGGGATATCCTGGCTGCCTACAAACAGCACGCCCAGGCAGAGCTCGAGAGGGATGGGCTGAGGGAGGAGATCCGGCTGGTCAAGCAGAAGCTGTTCAAGGTGACCAAGGAGTGCGTGGCCTACCAGTACCAGCTGGAGTGCCGCCGGCAGGACGTGGCCCAGTTCGCCGATTTCCGGGAAGCGCTGACCACCCGGGCGGCCCAGCTCTCAGAGGAACTAACCCAGCTCCGGGAggcctatcagaagcagaaggagCAGTTACGGCAACAGCTCGAAGCACCTCAGAGTCAGAGGGATGGGCATTTTCTCCAGGAGAGCCGGCGGCTCTCTGCCCAGTTCGAGAGCCTCATGGCAGAGAGCCGCCAGGGCCTGGAGGAGGAGTACGAGCCTCAGCTGCTGCGGCTCCTAGAGAGGAAAGAAGCTGCGGCCAAAGCTCTGCAGAAAACCCAGGCCGAGAtccaggagatgaaggaggcCCTGAGACCACTGCAGGCAGAAGCCCAGAAGCTCCACCTGCAAAACAGGAACCTGGAGGACCAGATCACCCTTGTGAGGCAAAAGCGGGATGAGGAGGTGCAGCAGTACCGG GAACAGCTGGAGGAAATGGAAGAACGACAGAGGCAGCTAAGAAGCGGGGTGCAACTCCAGCAACAGAAGAACAAAGAGATGGAGCAGCTAAGAGTCAGCCTTGCCGAAGAGCTCGCAACTTACAA GGGCTGTTTAGAAACATACGGCCGAATCTGtaaccaagaaacaaaaaaaaacttcttaGCAAAGGATCACTAA
- the RBBP4 gene encoding histone-binding protein RBBP4 isoform X2 has protein sequence MADKEAFDDAVEERVINEEYKIWKKNTPFLYDLVMTHALEWPSLTAQWLPDVTRPEGKDFSIHRLVLGTHTSDEQNHLVIASVQLPNDDAQFDASHYDSEKGEFGGFGSVSGKIEIEIKINHEGEVNRARYMPQNPCIIATKTPSSDVLVFDYTKHPSKPDPSGECNPDLRLRGHQKEGYGLSWNPNLSGHLLSASDDHTICLWDISAVPKEGKVVDAKTIFTGHTAVVEDVSWHLLHESLFGSVADDQKLMIWDTRSNNTSKPSHSVDAHTAEVNCLSFNPYSEFILATGSADKTVALWDLRNLKLKLHSFESHKDEIFQVQWSPHNETILASSGTDRRLNVWDLSKIGEEQSPEDAEDGPPELLFIHGGHTAKISDFSWNPNEPWVICSVSEDNIMQVWQMAENIYNDEDPEGSVDPEGQGS, from the exons ccTTTGATGACGCAGTAGAGGAACGTGTGATCAACGAAGAATacaaaatatggaaaaagaacACCCCTTTTCTTTACGATTTGGTGATGACCCATGCTCTGGAGTGGCCTAGCCTAACTGCACAGTGGCTTCCAGATGTAACCAG accagaagggaaagatTTCAGTATTCATCGACTTGTCCTGGGGACACACACATCAGATGAGCAAAACCACCTTGTGATAGCCAGCGTGCAGCTCCCTAACGATGACGCTCAGTTTGATGCTTCACACTACGACAGTGAAAAAGGAG AATTTGGAGGTTTTGGCTCGGTTAGTGgaaaaattgaaatagaaatCAAGATCAACCATGAAGGAGAGGTAAACAGGGCACGCTATATGCCCCAGAACCCTTGCATCATTGCAACCAAGACTCCATCCAGTGATGTTCTTGTTTTTGACTATACAAAACATCCTTCTAAACCAG ACCCTTCTGGAGAGTGCAACCCAGACTTGCGTCTCCGTGGACATCAGAAGGAAGGCTATGGGCTTTCTTGGAACCCAAATCTCAGTGGGCACTTACTGAGTGCTTCAGATGACCAC acCATCTGCCTGTGGGACATAAGTGCTGTTCCAAAGGAAGGGAAAGTTGTGGATGCGAAGACCATCTTCACAGGGCACACGGCAGTAGTGGAGGATGTCTCCTGGCATCTGCTCCATGAGTCCCTCTTTGGGTCGGTTGCTGATGATCAGAAACTCATGAT cTGGGATACTCGTTCAAACAATACTTCCAAACCAAGCCACTCAGTTGATGCTCACACTGCTGAAGTGAACTGCCTTTCTTTCAATCCTTATAGTGAGTTCATTCTTGCCACAGGATCAGCTGACAAG ACTGTTGCCCTGTGGGATCTGAGAAATCTGAAACTTAAGTTGCATTCCTTTGAATCACATAAGGATGAAATATTCCAG GTTCAGTGGTCGCCTCACAATGAGACTATTTTGGCTTCCAGTGGTACTGATCGTAGACTGAATGTCTGGGATTTAAG TAAAATTGGAGAGGAACAATCCCCAGAAGATGCAGAAGATGGGCCACCAGAGTTGTTG TTTATTCATGGTGGTCACACTGCCAAGATATCTGATTTCTCCTGGAATCCCAACGAACCTTGGGTGATTTGTTCTGTATCAGAAGACAATATCATGCAAGTGTGGCAAATG GCTGAGAACATTTATAATGATGAAGACCCTGAAGGAAGCGTGGATCCAGAAGGACAAGGATCTTAG